ATCCTAAGAAGTGGGCACGTGCTGCCAAAGAGGCTGGTATGAAATACGTGGTCTTTGTGACCAAGCATCATGATGGCTTTAATAACTACGACACACAGTTATCGGATTTAAAAAGTACCAATCCCGAGGTGCCTTACAGCTCCGACCCGAAGGCCGACCTTACCAAGGCAGTAGTGGATGCCTTTCGCGCAGAAGGATTGGCTATTGGTTTGTATTACTCTCATATAGATTGGTATCATGAGGACGCCCGTTATTTTTCACGTGACTATTGGGACTTTGATCCAAGCCGTATTGATTCGGACCCAGAATCCTGGAAGCGCTACGTAGACTTTGAAAGAGGTCAAATCGAGGAGCTACTGACCAACTATGGTAAGATCGATATGCTCTGGTTCGATATTTCCTGGCCGTTTGCAGAAGGGGGTGAGTTTTCGCATCCACAGGTGGAGAAAGATGTGGAAGATCTCTTGCGTCTAATGAAGAAGCTACAACCGGACCTCATTTTTAATGATCGAGGAACCGGAAAGTATGGTGGCTTTTACACGCCTGAGCAGCAGGTGCCCGTTGCGGGGCTGCCGGGGAATTGGGAATCCAACATTACTATAACCAACAACCGTGGCTATTGGTACAAGGGTGAAAACGTCAGTGCCAAATCGAATAAAGAGCTTATTCGCATGCTGGTCGATATTGCGTCTAAGGGCGGCAACTTTTTGATGAATGTGGGGCCTCGTCCCGACGGTGAGCTGTCGCAAACGGAGTACGATGCCCTGGCGCGGGTCGGGGAGTGGATGTCAGTGAGCGGCGTGAGTATTTACGGTACTCGGAAAGGACAATTCCTTCAATTGGAGTGGGGAAAATCTACCACCAACGGTTCGACCATTTATCTGCACGTTTATGATTGGCCGGCGGATGGTCAGTTGAGAGTACCTGGTCTTTTAAACGAAGTCTCCAGATCCTATCTACTCGCAGATTCTAGCAAAACGCCACTTTCGGTAACTGCGGATGGGAAAGACAAATTGATCACGCTGCCAAGCAGTCCTTCTGATCCCGTGGCGTCAGTGGTAGTTGTTGAAATAGATGGAGAGCCGGAAATAGATAATATATATCGGCAGCTGGCAAACGAACCAGTCGAGCTGGGCACCTACTTTGCTAATTTGCACAGCAATACTGCGAGCTACAATTTTGGTTGGGCTACTCGTAAAGGAAACTTCCTTCAGGATATCAAAAGCACTGCCGACAGGATTAGCTGGGAGGTCAGAATAAAAACTCCAGGTAGCTATCGGCTGGATTTGAAATACGCAACTCAGACTGACCAGGCAGGTAGCGAGCTTTTCGTCGATGTCGCAGGCCAGACACTCCAACATAAGGTCGTTGGGACAGCCGATTGGACGGGCAATATTTTACAGGTGCAACGTCAGGAAATGGATGAAGGGGAGAGGCATAATAACCTGTGGCTGTTCAAGGATTTTGAGCTAGGTGAAATCAAGTTTGAGACCGCCGGGACCTACACGCTTGTTATCAACCTGAGTCCATTGCTGCCGATTGCCTTATGTTCCTGAAGTCTGCTACCTTGACGCCGGTTCGCTAGCCATCACATGCTGGCAATTCTCTTCTGCTATCCCAAAGGCCTATGAAAATCCATATTATCGATTTCCTGATTATCCTCTTGTACTTTATCGGGATCATCTCGCTTGGTTTGTGGATATCGCGAAGGCAGGCTAAAGGGGGTAGGGAATTCTTCCTGGCTAATAATTCGATGAAGTGGCCTTTCATTGGTGCCTCCTTATTCGCTACCAATATTTCCAGTCAGCAATTTGTTGGGCAAGCTGGTTTGGCCTTTTCTGTCGGGATCATTGCCGGTGGTTTTCAGATTGTTGGGGCGACCTGTTTTATCTTTCTTTCCGTCTTTTTCATACGCACCTACATGGGGCTGCGTTTGTCAACTTCGCCCGAGTTTTTTGAGAAACGTTACAGTGGCCGTTGCCGAACCATTGTTTCGTTCATGAACCTGATGATGATTATTCTGGGTAACATTGCTGCCGCTTTATATGCGGGCGCATTGGTGCTAACGAATCTTCTCGGGTGGGATACGGGCGAACATGCAGAGAAGCTTTATTGGTTGTCCATTTTCTTAATTGGGATTGCTGCAGGAACTTACACCTTAATGGGAGGGCTTAAGGCCGTCATCTATTGCGATTTTGTTCAAACAGCAGTCCTTGTTTCGGGAGGAGCTTTCCTTTTGATTTTCGGAATTAATGCGATCGGTGGCTGGGATACGTTGGTAGCAGCCATCGACGGAGATGGCCGACCCATGTGGTCTTTGTACCGGCCTTGGGATCACGACTTTGGTTGGTTACCGATGCTTACCGGTGGATTGATTTTAGGAGTGCACGGCCACTGCACAGATCATGACTACATTCAGAGAGCTTTATCCGCAGGTAGTCTTTATCATGCGAAGATGGGTGCGCTGTTTGCAGGGATTCTGAAGACCCTGGCGCTATTTGTAATTGCTGCTCCGGGAGTCGTGGCGGCTCAATACTTTCAAGGTCAAAATACCGGAGTCATCGACAATGCTTATGTGAGCCTGCTTACGAGTGTGATGCCGATTGGTTTTCTTGGACTTTGCTTAGCGGGTTTACTCGCTGCGATCATGTCCAGTGTTGATTCTGGGCTTTGTGCCTGTGGCTCTCTCTTGGCCTACGACTTTTTTGCCAAGATCAAGAAAAATGCGACTGAACAGGAGCTGTTAAAGAAAGGGCGAATCATCATGATCGTTCTGTTGATCGCCTGTATGTTTATCGCGCCCTATATTCGTAATTTCAAAGGGCTCTTTAATTACCTGTTGGCGGTCTGGGCCTTTCTGGCTCCGGGGGTGTTCGTTACCGTGCTCTTTGGGTTGTTTTATAAAAAATCTACTGAGAAGGCTGCCTTCTATACTTTGGTGCTTGGTTGTGTTCTAGGCTTCGCTGCTTTCTGCGTTCTAAGTCTGCCAGGTCTTGAAGGAGTAAAGAATAGCCTGCCTGCCTTTTATCAGAACAAGCTCAATCTCTCTCCTGTAATCACAGCACTCTGTGCATTGACCATGTATTTGGTTAGCAATTACGGCGGAAGAACCGAGCAAGACTATACCAACTTACTTCAAGTGAAGAACCTGTCCGAAGACTTAACCATGAGCGATGAGGAGACAAAAAAATACCGTCGCTTCATGGTTGTGCTGATCGGCTTTCTTCTAGTCGTAATTGCCTGCTTCTCGCCGCTGTTTTTTTAGGAATGGGATGAAGTTTTAATCGTAGGGCTCGATGCTTGCATCGATGCCTGTCTTGGTCGTTTGGATGTCTTCGAGGGATTTTTCTTTCTTAGGTAGGGCGGGATCGCCGAGCCCGCCGTTGGTGAAAGAGCTTCGGACGGCTCGGCGATCCGTCCCTACCCAAAACCTATATTGTATAGAACACGCTCATTGAGTTGTTCGGATCAAAGATTCGGAAAAGATGTGTATAAGGTCCTAGCAAGATGCCTGTGCTACTTTAACAATTAAGTAATTTAGTTGTTTCAGCTTGTACTATCTTCACACTGCTGGAGAACATTACGAACTACTCTGTGAAGAACTCTCCCCAAAGAGTGCGACTAAAGGATATTGCGGAAAAGGCTGATTTGAGCGTCGCCGCAGTTTCCATGGCACTGAAAAACCACCGGTCTCTGCCCACCGACACGATCGACAGAGTAAAGGCTTTGGCCGATGAAATGGGCTATGCGCCCGACCCTGCTTTATCTGCTCTGGCCGCCCATAGGAGTCGCTTGCGTGTCACAAAAGACTTTTCGGTGATTGGCTTGGTATCGAACTGGTCAAGCGAAGATGGCTGGAGTCAATTGCCCAGTGCTCAGGAGGTCATAGAAGGTGCCAAGGCTCGTGCTCTTGAGTTGGGCTTCACCATCCATCATATGTGGTCGAAGTCTGAAAATCTCTCTCCTTCTCGATTTGATCAGATACTTCAGGCCCGTGGAATTCGTGGTCTTATCTTGGCCCCCTTTGAAGATCCGGAAGATCGCCTTGAATTTGATTGGAATCAGTACTCGGTGGTGACTGTCGAGAAGCCCTTTAACTATACGCACTTTCACCATATTATTCAGAATCATTACTCCGACCTATTGTTGGCCTGGCAAAAGATTCGTGAGAGAGGGTATCAGCGAATTGGGCTTGTTGTGCGCGAAGATTTATCAAATCGATGGGGGCATCAGTGGGAGTCTGCTCACAGCTTGGCCCAGTTTTCCGCCAATACGCGGGAAGAGACCATTCCTACGCTGCAATTGAAAGGAACCGAGAAAGATGAACACACGAATATGGTGAAGTCCTGGCTTCAGCTTTTTAAACCTGAAGCAGTGATCAGTCGCTGCGATTGTTTCTTTGAAGCTACAACTGATCTAGGCCTTAAAATTCCAGATGATATAGGGTACGTCAGTCTGAATGTCACGGATGATGTCGAAGGCGTTTCAGGGATTCATCAACATCGAGATTTGATGGGTGCAACGGCGGTCGATGTTTTAAATAGTCTGCTCCAGCGAAATTTCCGAGGAGAACACGAAGTGTCTGTGGGCACTCAAGTGGATGGTTCCTGGAAAGATGGAAATACGTTACTCCATCAATTTTCGATTCAATCAGATCATGCGACTAGCTAAGACCACTTCTTCGATTATAGGTTTTATTCTGGTTTGTCATTGGCAGCTAGCCAGCGCTTACGAGCCCATCAAGGCAGACAAGGGCCTACTACTCTTTGAGGATGACTTCTCCAGATCCGAACTGGGACACGGGTGGACCAGCCATCCTAATTCGTTTTTTATAGAGGGGTCGGCCATGAGAGCCACGCAGCTGAAGGATGCCGGACATGGTGCAGTTACCCGTGCGATATTCGATTTTAAGGACGTTTGGATTTCTTTTGATTTCAAATACGCAGGAGGGGAGCGCTTTAATTTTGTGGTCGATGATAAAAATGACAAAAGCGTGCATGCGGGTCACATTTGTAGGCTGACTCTGAACAAGGGCCGAGTGATTGTGCAGGATGATAAAACGGGGACCATGAACCTGAAGATCCGAAGTCAACGGTTGGCAGGTGATTCCTCTCCAGAATTAGAAAAGCTACTGGAGACCAAGCACTCCGAGATCGACTTCGAGTTCAAAGATGAGCAGTGGTATCACATGGATGTGCTGATTAAGGGTGATCGCATGGAAGTCCATTTGGACGGGAAATTCCTGCTTGGGCACCAGTCTGAAGGCTTCGCTCATCCCACTAAAACTCAGTTTGGTTTCACTGTGACCGGGCAGTCCATTTACTACGACAATGTCGTAGCCTGGAGCCTGAAATAGGATTCAGCTAGTTTTCCAAATTTTCGGTCCTATAAGTTTCCCGGAATCCCTAAAAAAAACTCTCGAAAGAGGCCTTGACAGCTTCCGAAAGCTTTACAGAACTAGTCGGCTTACTAGTGCATCCCTAGCTCAATTGGATAGAGCACCTGACTACGGATCAGGAGGTTGCAGGTTCGACTCCTGCGGGGTGTGCCATTTTATGTCCTGAAACCCCTTTGAAATGGGGATTTTTTGTTTTTTGGCTTATCCCGCATAAAATCCGCATAAACAGCCCCTAAAGAATCTACCCCTATTCACTGCGGTTTATCATCCGGAAACCAGGTGTTCATTCCTGTATCACAGCAGCCGTCAAACAAACACGCTTCAGCCTGCTCATTACTCACGTATCCACGGTCGTCCTTTACCCGATCGACGATCGATTCGACGATGCCGTCCAGGGCGATCTTGTTGACCCCTCGGACCTCGTCTTCTTGGACGGCTAGCATCCTCGATACATGGCTAGGTTTCCGGAGACGGTTACCTCCATCGGGGATCGTAGCCCCTCGAGCACTTCACTTTCTTCGTTGTCCATTCACTACCTCTACCAATCAACCTGCTGCCAATTCAATTTTAAAGAAAGTCCATCGAAGCAAAAAAATAAATTGCAGAATTACACATCCGACATAAATATCAGACTTGAGCTGCATAAGCTCCTAACTCTTGCTCTGCCAACGCTTTCGTCTCTTCAAACTTTTCAGCCCAACCCGAGAATGAAACCGAACAAACGACAATAGCCGCGAGGCAACTTACAAATCGGGAGGCAGTGGAAAACATAGCGCGGATCATATCTTCTTTTGACATCACAGCTACGCCCCATTAAGCTCTCTTTTCACCTATGAGATTATTCTCCTTCATCCTACTCCTTCTCAGTCTCTCGCAAGCGGTCTTCTCCCATTCGGGCCGCACCGATTCAAAAGGGGGACATTGGGATCGGAAGGCAGGAACGTATCACTACCACAATCAGGGAACCACGCCAAGAACCTCTGTTCCCAACTCCCCTAAAGCGTATTCAGAAAGCTTTTACCAAGAGCTATATGCCAAAAAGCTAGGAGGCAGGACTGAAGTGACTATGCCTGATGGCACTCGCTGCGACATCCTAACGGACACACACGCCATTGAAGTGGACTTTGCGGACAAATGGGCAGAGGCCATTGGACAGAGTCTTAATTACGCTATGCAGACAGGCAAGAAGGCTGGCATTGTTCTGGTGCTTAAAGACAAGGGTGATGAGAAGCACTTGGAGAGACTCAGGAAGATGGCAAGACACTACTCAATGGACATTGAGATTTTTCCGCATAGAGCATTCTAAACTGGCTTTACAGGATTAAGATAACTCTTGCTGTTTCTTTCGGCCCTATGTAGAATAGTTTATCAAATTCATATAGCTAATGTTAACCTGAAAGTATGGAAACTGAGAAAAGAAATCTAAATAAAGTTAAGCTGTACGTGGCGGCATACACTCTTCTACCGTTCGGGACATTTCTTCTGTACGCAAGACTGGCACAGAAACCTTTAGATGTGGTTCTACCAATCATCCTCGCTTTTGGAGCTGCAGTAATAATTTGGTCATTTGCAGCGTTTTTTTTGATAAAATGGCTCAAATTAGATCTTTACTTCAAAGTTTCAAATGTAGTTTTCAAAAATGTTAGTCTAGCTATCCTGACCCTTCTAGCTCTTGTTTTCTTTTTCATTTTTAATTCTTACTCTGAGTCAGGTCAGATGGCGGATGATTTTCCCGAGACTAGCGATACCCAATTATCCGGAATTAAGCAAGTTGCCGCCGCTGGAGCGCTGTCTGTAGGGCTTTTTTCTTGGTATGCTATTGTATCCTTAACAACACTACTAATAGATTATTTTAAAAAACTATATAAAGTCACTAGTAACAAACTTCCGGAAGTTCAAAAATATGCAAAGGATCAATATGATCAATCCAGCCTTCCTCTTAAGAAGAAACTAACGAGAGAAAAGCTACTCGCTGAGTTAGCGGATCTTGGTGAGGTTGAGCCAGAAAAACGTGCGTTCACAAAAGCCGATTATCAGTCCAAGAAAAAAGACATCGATGAAATTGCTGATTTGGAGCGTGAGCTTAAGATCAAAAAGCTTGAGAAAGAGCTCCGTGAACTTAAAGATGATTCACCACCCAGCTGATAAGACAGTGTTATGGTGGTTATTGGCTTGTTGGCCGAATTGTTTGGTGAATGGGATAAAAAGGAGATGCGAGGACGTGGGGGAACCCAAAGACCCCCAAGCTCAAAGAACAAAATGCCGTGGGACTGATAGCCATTAGCCCACCATTTGTCCCATCCGTTCTCGCACCTTAGCTAGCGTCTTCTCATAGTCTTCTTGGCTAACAACATTCCTAGTGAACGTTGTCTCTTTCCTCCGCTCCTCAATTCGGTGAGCTTGTTGCCAGCTCTTCTCTTTTGCCGTCGATACGTAATACACATCGCGGAAGTTGGGCTTCAATTTTCCGCTCTCCATACGCTCCCTGACATCCTCAATGATGTCCTCCTCAAGGCTGTGCAAATTAAGGAATAGCTCCTTGGAAAGCCTCGCCCCAACTTCGGCCCATTTACCCAAATGATCAGCGTACTCCATCAAGGTTTTCTTGATGGTTTTGTGGCAGATTTTGTGTCGCTTTACCATTTGGCTCTGACTCACGCCTAGACAAAACAGGTAGAGGATTAACCCAACCTTCTCAGGGTTCATCCTGCTCAAACTCTTAACACGCTCCTCCTGCTTCTTGCTCGCGTACTCATGCACCGCATCAGCGATACTCTCCTTCAACCCTGTGGCTTCCAATATCAAGGTACCATTATAGCACATGAACGCCGTGATTGCCCTTGGAAACCCATCCCCTAGGGCAGAAAATTAATCTTCTATGAGGAGGCTTCAGATGGTAATTCTTCTGAATGAACATTGATCTAAAAAGTGTCTTCTTCGGAGCTTTGCTCGGAGGAGTTTTTGTTGCCGCAGTTTTATCTCTTATGGCTCCCAAATCTGATGGTAATCAGGCTTATGGTGTCAAACAGGGAGTTATTCTCAAAGGAGGACCGTATTTTAATGAGCAGGAGCAAGTCCTCAATGCATTTGTTGAAGCCTTTGTGGAAGGAAATGCGGAAGACTGTTCAGAATTATATAGTGAAGATACAATTTATATGATTCCAGAAACTCCTGTTTTAGAAGGAAGAGATGCCGTCTTTGAGAGTTATAAAGAATTTTTTAATAACAGAGAATACGAGATTATAGAGATGAAGGAGCCTGTATCAGAAGTTATTAATTTTGGAGACTGGGCTGTGATTAGAGGTACTGGAATGGATAAAATCAGATCAACAGACGGAAAAGAGTCTGAGAAGACTTACAAATGGATGATACTTAGTCAGAAGCAAGGTGATGGATCATGGAAAATGAAATGGGACATTTTTAATTATGACGCTAATTATTAGTTGTTGTAGATTTGAAAGAGTGAGTAGCTATCCCATTTTTTGACATCCAAACTGTAGAGTCTTGGAAGCATGATGGTAGTGTTTCTGGTGGAGATTGGGAGCTAAATGGCAATTGGCATCAAAGGCACTAAGTAATACCGACAAATAGAGGGGAGCGGCCCCTCCTAAAGAACCGTCCCTCACATGCATTCATTATGCTGCCTAAGGTTCACCCTCCCAGCATATTTGGGTGCTTCTTAATAATTTCCCCCAGTATCTGTACAGACTGTTCCATCTGCTCTTCCGTGAGTTCCTCCTTCAGTTTTGTCAATATTTGCTCCGCACCTTCAATGTGTTTTGCAAAAGCTACTATGGCCCAAACTCGGGCAGCAACTCTGTCTTTCTCTATCCCCTCGCCGTTAAAGTGCATTTGTGATAAATAGAAAGCAGAACTACCGTCTCCTTCCCTTGCGGCTAGGTTGAACCAAAGAACTGCTTGCACACTGTCTTTCTCCGCCCCCCAGCCATCTCGGTAAATAGTACCCATCGCCCACATTGAATCAACGTGGCCTGCCTGAGCTGCCTCTCTAAATAAAGCTACTCTCTCCTCTGATGGCGGCTGATCCTTTTCTTCAGCCAAACAAAAATTAAGTAGCAGGCAACTAACCAGTGATAAAACTAAGGGCTTAGGAAGCATACCAGCTTTTGACATAATGGCTACGTCCTGTCTACCCTTCTTTAAAAAAAATATTTCTCTTAGTGGGCGGGGTTTCCTAATAATATGGTTATGAAAACAACAGCACTATTTTGTCTCACCGCTTATATCGACGAGTTATTCCTTACTTTAGCGACCAGAATGAGACGGATGACTGCTTTGCTATCAGATCGACCTCAAAACGGACGAAATTCTGATCCCCATTGGTCACGTAATCCACAAAAAAGACTTTCATTTTGCTACCATTACGAGAGAAAGTCCCCATGTGCGGTGTACTCACAGTGTTACCCTCCTCCAAAATAGCTTCAGCAGTTCCAATCACCGTTCCACCTGAACGCTCCCCGCAATCCCCACGGGACGCGTGTTTATACTCATGCGTTAGAGTAACAAAGCCATAACCTTCTACCTTGCCCTCCATGAACACTGTCATTGTGTCATTTCTCTGGCCTATGGCCGTTATTGTGAAAGCTCCTGTTCCATCGGGATTACCTAAATCTAGATTCATCCCTTACAGTCCTTGTATAAGCCATTCATTGTCAAGGACTGTAGCACTCTGCATGTGACAATAATGCAAAATACCGTCCTGTGGAAAAGAAAGAGCGGCCCTCCCACAGACCGCTCCCATATCTCTTCTCTGCATTTGCCTGAGGATCGCTCTGCGAGCGTTTCCAAGAGCTGTACCCCTTATGGGTGGTCTTAGTCATCTAGACTAAGCGTTTGTTCCAGACATCTCGTTAGGTTAACTAGCCTCCTCTCTATCGTTTGGCCTGAGGGTGTGATGGGATAACCACAGCTTCTTCCCCTCATTCCATATGCAGTAATCAACGAGAAGCGGGTGCTTCATTAGCGACATGAACTTTTGGTCGTTCAGGTTGATCTGTTTTCTGGCGGTCCGTTTGCTCATCTTGTTGCTGTTCGCTTCAATTATTTCCACAAGCCTTTCGGCCTTATCGGTTTTTTCCCGATGCTCTTCCGTGGTCATAATCTCCAGCATGTTTTCCAAGTGCCACTCAACAATTGAGCAGGCGTTTTCGGCCAACGGGAGATCGATAACAGACACGCCTCTTATCACAGCGAGGTTTCCCGCCACTCTGATCGCCTGTTCTGGCATAAGGGGTTTTCTCCCATTCAGGCCGAACCGGTTCAAACGGGGGACATTGACCCCCTTGACAGAGACTTATGGCAACGGTCCTGAAAGAATGCAGAAGGGGTCACCTATTTCTTTCCTGTAGTTTAATTGTAACTACGGATTTGTTCCGAGTTTCCATTCAGTAAATTGATGTATCTTCTCAGCGTCATTCTGCTTCATCCATGCACGTAAACGGCGATCGAGATCCTGTTGAATCTCTTTCGTTTCGGGTGAGCCAAAAACATTCCTCAGCTCATCCGGATCATGGAGCAGATCGTATAACTCATGAGCATTTGGCTTCTTCAAGTGCAGGACCAGCTTCCAGTCATGGGTGCGAATCATACGCATGGAATCCTCGCTTCCCCGATAGCGTGTGTAAGCGTGCATATCATAGGCATCGTACAAGGCATCCCGCCAAGGAACTGCTTCCCGCCCTTGCAACAGCGGCAGCAGACTTAGTCCGTCGAGTGGCAACTCCCTGCGTTCAAGTTCGAGCATATGCAGAAACGTAGGGAAGAAGTCCATGAGCGATACCAGTCGATTGCAAACCGTGCCTGGCTGAACCACGGACGGCCAACGCACGATCAGAGGAACCATGATTGAGGTATCCCACATGTTTGGCCGCCGTAGAGGATTCGCGATCTGCATTCCATTGCCCTTGCCTTCCAAGCCGCCGTGGTGTCCGACATTGTAGCCGTTATCGCTGGTGAACACCACCATCGTCTTAGCTTGCAAATCGAGTTGTTCCAACGTCTCCAACAATCGGCCAATGTTGCGATCGACTTGCGTTACGCTGGCGTAGTACTCACGCGTAATCTGCTCCAGGCGTTCGGGCGGCAATCCGTCGACCTTTGGTAAGGTGAGAGGTTTATCCTCATAGTTCGCCATGTCCTCCTCGGGCACGGGTAGGTAGGCCTTGTGCGGGGCTCGGGTAAAATAGAAAAGGGCGAATGGCCTGTTTTGGTTTTCATTGATGAAGTCGATCGCGTCGTCGGCGATGAGATTGGCGCAGTATCCCTCGAATTCTCTCTGCTCCCCGTCCTTGTACATAGTCGGATTGAGCGGGCTGATGCCACCGTCATGAAACCCCATAAAATAGTTGAAACCGTGGTTGGTTGGAAAGTGCTCTTGCTTATGCCCCAGGTGCCACTTGCCGATCAAACCAGTCTCGTATCCGGCGTCGCGCAACACCTCGGCGATCGTGGTTGTGTCCTGCGAAAGACCATTGAGGATATCTCGCTGAATGAAATCATGGACACCCACCCGATGACTGTAACGACCTGTCAATAAAGTGGCCCGCGACGGGGAACACACGGGCTTGGTGTAGGCCTCAGTGAACAGCATCCCTTCTCTGGCGAGCCGATCCATGTTCGGCGTCACGCATTCTCGATTTCCGTAGACGCCGACCGACCATCGGGCTTGGTCATCCGTGTAGATAAAAAGTATATTGGGCTTGGCGCCCTCGGCATGCGCCTGCGGTAGAATCGCGAGCCCCCAAACGGCAATGATCGTGAGCATGTGTTTCACGGGCTTCCAGCGCAATCGTTTCCTCATGACGTCTAAACTGGGCGGTTGACCCAATGTTGTCGAATGCCAAAATGCCTTAACCTATTATCGCTCATCAACTGAATGCGCTGGCGACTGGCTCAGTCGCCCGAACATGACTGCCAGTGTATCCAAACAGAATTGACTTTCTAGGCGTTCTTGGAATTGAATCAACTATGCGTTACCTACTTTACGCGGTTCAGTTTTTTGTAGCCATTAGCTCTATACTAAACGCTGAACAGGACCGGCCCAACATCCTTTGGATAACCTGCGAGGATTCCAATCCCCATCTTGGAAGTTATGGCGACACCTACGCCGTTACCCCGGTTCTCGATCAGTTCGCGACAGAGAGCGTGCGATACACTCAAGCCTTCGCGTATACAGGCGCCTGCTCTCCCAGTCGCTCGTGCCTTATTACCGGCATATATCCGCTCACCTTAGGCACGCACCAAATGCGAACAACGATGCCTCTTCCGCCGACCGTGCGCTGCTTCCCGACCTTGCTCCGCGAGGCTGGATACTATACTTCGAACAATTACAAGGAAGATTATCAGTTCGTTGTTCCCTCGGGGACATGGGACGATTCGAGCGACCAGGCTCACTGGCGCAATCGCGCTCCGAACCAACCCTTTTTCTCTGTATTCAACTTAAAGGTGACTCATCAAAGCCGCATCTTTGCCGATACGGCTTCCTATCTTGAAAACACCCGCCGACTGACACCCGAGCAAAGACGCGATCCTAGCCAGCTCACGATTCCACCGATCCATCCGGACACACCAGAGTTTCGCCGGGATTGGGCTCGTCACTATGAAAATGTGACCGCCATGGATTACCAAGTAGGGGATATATTAGCGGAGCTCAAGGCTGACGGTCTGGCTGACGACACGATCGTTTTCTTTTTCTCCGACCACGGAACGGGCATGCCCGGTATCAAGATGTGGGCTTGGGGACCTAGCCTTCGCGTTCCGTTAATCATTCGCTTCCCGCCCAAGTGGCGACACCTTGCGCCTGCGGCACCCGGCGAAAGCGACGATCGTCTGGTCAGTTTCGTAGACTTCGCGCCAACCGTACTGAGCCTCGCAGGTATTCCTCAGCCACCCCAATTTCAGGGTTATGCCTTTCTTGGTTCGGACGCGGCGCCTCCACGCGAGTTCATCTTCGGAGGCAAGGATCGTCAAAGCGAGATCACGGATACCATTCGATAC
This genomic stretch from Opitutia bacterium ISCC 52 harbors:
- a CDS encoding sodium/solute symporter (Members of the Solute:Sodium Symporter (SSS), TC 2.A.21 as described in tcdb.org, catalyze solute:Na+ symport. Known solutes for members of the family include sugars, amino acids, nucleosides, inositols, vitamins, urea or anions, depending on the system.), whose protein sequence is MKIHIIDFLIILLYFIGIISLGLWISRRQAKGGREFFLANNSMKWPFIGASLFATNISSQQFVGQAGLAFSVGIIAGGFQIVGATCFIFLSVFFIRTYMGLRLSTSPEFFEKRYSGRCRTIVSFMNLMMIILGNIAAALYAGALVLTNLLGWDTGEHAEKLYWLSIFLIGIAAGTYTLMGGLKAVIYCDFVQTAVLVSGGAFLLIFGINAIGGWDTLVAAIDGDGRPMWSLYRPWDHDFGWLPMLTGGLILGVHGHCTDHDYIQRALSAGSLYHAKMGALFAGILKTLALFVIAAPGVVAAQYFQGQNTGVIDNAYVSLLTSVMPIGFLGLCLAGLLAAIMSSVDSGLCACGSLLAYDFFAKIKKNATEQELLKKGRIIMIVLLIACMFIAPYIRNFKGLFNYLLAVWAFLAPGVFVTVLFGLFYKKSTEKAAFYTLVLGCVLGFAAFCVLSLPGLEGVKNSLPAFYQNKLNLSPVITALCALTMYLVSNYGGRTEQDYTNLLQVKNLSEDLTMSDEETKKYRRFMVVLIGFLLVVIACFSPLFF
- a CDS encoding DUF1080 domain-containing protein, whose amino-acid sequence is MRLAKTTSSIIGFILVCHWQLASAYEPIKADKGLLLFEDDFSRSELGHGWTSHPNSFFIEGSAMRATQLKDAGHGAVTRAIFDFKDVWISFDFKYAGGERFNFVVDDKNDKSVHAGHICRLTLNKGRVIVQDDKTGTMNLKIRSQRLAGDSSPELEKLLETKHSEIDFEFKDEQWYHMDVLIKGDRMEVHLDGKFLLGHQSEGFAHPTKTQFGFTVTGQSIYYDNVVAWSLK
- a CDS encoding LacI family transcriptional regulator; this translates as MKNSPQRVRLKDIAEKADLSVAAVSMALKNHRSLPTDTIDRVKALADEMGYAPDPALSALAAHRSRLRVTKDFSVIGLVSNWSSEDGWSQLPSAQEVIEGAKARALELGFTIHHMWSKSENLSPSRFDQILQARGIRGLILAPFEDPEDRLEFDWNQYSVVTVEKPFNYTHFHHIIQNHYSDLLLAWQKIRERGYQRIGLVVREDLSNRWGHQWESAHSLAQFSANTREETIPTLQLKGTEKDEHTNMVKSWLQLFKPEAVISRCDCFFEATTDLGLKIPDDIGYVSLNVTDDVEGVSGIHQHRDLMGATAVDVLNSLLQRNFRGEHEVSVGTQVDGSWKDGNTLLHQFSIQSDHATS
- a CDS encoding alpha-L-fucosidase, whose amino-acid sequence is MTPIYSIMNRILLLFSSFLIVLAMSSGCQKQVEQQEEDLYVMPERMEEWNDWRFGMFIHWGAWSQTEIGYIWKMVNEEPREIGETRFDLYKTFNPSEFDPKKWARAAKEAGMKYVVFVTKHHDGFNNYDTQLSDLKSTNPEVPYSSDPKADLTKAVVDAFRAEGLAIGLYYSHIDWYHEDARYFSRDYWDFDPSRIDSDPESWKRYVDFERGQIEELLTNYGKIDMLWFDISWPFAEGGEFSHPQVEKDVEDLLRLMKKLQPDLIFNDRGTGKYGGFYTPEQQVPVAGLPGNWESNITITNNRGYWYKGENVSAKSNKELIRMLVDIASKGGNFLMNVGPRPDGELSQTEYDALARVGEWMSVSGVSIYGTRKGQFLQLEWGKSTTNGSTIYLHVYDWPADGQLRVPGLLNEVSRSYLLADSSKTPLSVTADGKDKLITLPSSPSDPVASVVVVEIDGEPEIDNIYRQLANEPVELGTYFANLHSNTASYNFGWATRKGNFLQDIKSTADRISWEVRIKTPGSYRLDLKYATQTDQAGSELFVDVAGQTLQHKVVGTADWTGNILQVQRQEMDEGERHNNLWLFKDFELGEIKFETAGTYTLVINLSPLLPIALCS
- a CDS encoding DUF4440 domain-containing protein; the protein is MNIDLKSVFFGALLGGVFVAAVLSLMAPKSDGNQAYGVKQGVILKGGPYFNEQEQVLNAFVEAFVEGNAEDCSELYSEDTIYMIPETPVLEGRDAVFESYKEFFNNREYEIIEMKEPVSEVINFGDWAVIRGTGMDKIRSTDGKESEKTYKWMILSQKQGDGSWKMKWDIFNYDANY
- a CDS encoding YHYH domain-containing protein yields the protein MRLFSFILLLLSLSQAVFSHSGRTDSKGGHWDRKAGTYHYHNQGTTPRTSVPNSPKAYSESFYQELYAKKLGGRTEVTMPDGTRCDILTDTHAIEVDFADKWAEAIGQSLNYAMQTGKKAGIVLVLKDKGDEKHLERLRKMARHYSMDIEIFPHRAF